From a region of the Actinomycetota bacterium genome:
- the rpsM gene encoding 30S ribosomal protein S13: MARIAGVDLPRDKRVTVALTYIYGVGGSTAEEICVAVGCNGDTRVRDLTDDEVQRIRLYIDNNLRVEGDLRREVANNIKRKIEIGSYQGIRHRLGLPVRGQRTHTNARTRKGPRRAVGGIRKHQRKT, from the coding sequence GTGGCCCGTATCGCCGGTGTCGACCTTCCCCGCGACAAGCGGGTGACGGTGGCGCTCACCTACATCTACGGCGTCGGCGGGAGCACCGCCGAGGAGATCTGCGTCGCGGTCGGGTGCAACGGTGACACGCGCGTCCGTGACCTGACCGACGACGAGGTGCAGCGCATCCGACTGTACATCGACAACAACCTTCGGGTGGAGGGCGACCTGCGGCGTGAGGTCGCCAACAACATCAAGCGCAAGATCGAGATCGGCAGCTACCAGGGCATCCGCCACCGTCTCGGTCTGCCGGTTCGAGGTCAGCGCACCCACACCAACGCCCGCACCCGCAAGGGTCCGCGCCGCGCTGTCGGCGGCATCCGCAAGCATCAGCGCAAGACTTGA
- the rpmJ gene encoding 50S ribosomal protein L36, producing the protein MKVHPSVKRICDNCKIIRRKGRVMVICTNPRHKQRQG; encoded by the coding sequence GTGAAGGTTCACCCATCCGTGAAGCGGATCTGCGACAACTGCAAGATCATCCGCCGCAAGGGACGCGTGATGGTGATCTGCACCAACCCGCGCCACAAGCAACGCCAAGGCTGA
- the infA gene encoding translation initiation factor IF-1 yields the protein MAEKEEAIQVEGTVLEPLPNTMFRVELDNGHKVLAHISGKMRMHYIRILPGDRVVVELSPYDLTRGRITYRYK from the coding sequence TTGGCGGAGAAGGAAGAGGCCATCCAGGTTGAGGGCACCGTCCTCGAACCGCTGCCCAATACCATGTTCCGCGTCGAGCTCGACAACGGGCACAAGGTGTTGGCCCACATCTCGGGGAAGATGCGGATGCACTACATCCGGATCCTCCCCGGCGACCGGGTGGTCGTCGAGCTCAGCCCCTACGACCTCACGCGTGGTCGCATCACCTACCGCTACAAGTAG
- the map gene encoding type I methionyl aminopeptidase → MIIRKSADDIAKMAKAGQVVARTLERLIATVEPGMTTLDLDRIAEEVIRGHGAVPSFKGYRGFPASLCTSVNHEIVHGIPSKQVVLAEGDLLSIDCGAIVDGFHGDSAITIPVGGQESLKPELRDLLTTTRRGLWAGLQQAVHGRRLGDIGAAIESHAAEHGYGVVREYVGHGIGRSLHEDPAVPNYGSAGRGLRLSRGWVLAIEPMFNLVAARTRTLEDGWTVVTADGRPSVHWEHTVAITEDGPWVLTARDDEPARPLDEPLPDW, encoded by the coding sequence ATGATCATCCGGAAGTCCGCCGACGACATCGCCAAGATGGCCAAGGCCGGCCAGGTCGTTGCCCGCACGCTGGAACGGCTGATCGCCACCGTCGAGCCGGGTATGACCACACTCGACCTCGACCGGATCGCCGAGGAGGTCATCCGCGGACACGGCGCGGTGCCCTCCTTCAAGGGGTACCGCGGCTTCCCGGCATCGCTGTGCACGTCGGTCAACCACGAGATCGTGCACGGCATCCCGTCCAAGCAGGTGGTGCTGGCCGAAGGAGACCTGCTGTCGATCGACTGTGGTGCGATCGTGGACGGCTTCCACGGCGATTCGGCGATCACCATCCCGGTCGGCGGTCAGGAGAGCCTCAAACCGGAACTCCGCGATCTGCTGACGACCACCCGTCGGGGGCTGTGGGCGGGGTTGCAGCAGGCCGTCCACGGGCGGCGGCTGGGAGACATCGGCGCGGCCATCGAGTCGCACGCCGCCGAACACGGCTACGGCGTAGTTCGTGAATACGTCGGGCACGGCATCGGCCGGTCGCTGCACGAGGACCCGGCCGTCCCCAACTACGGCAGCGCCGGGCGGGGCCTGCGGCTGTCGCGCGGGTGGGTCCTCGCGATCGAACCGATGTTCAACCTGGTCGCCGCGCGGACCCGGACTCTGGAAGACGGCTGGACGGTGGTCACCGCCGACGGCCGCCCGTCCGTGCACTGGGAGCACACCGTGGCGATCACCGAGGACGGACCATGGGTGCTCACCGCGCGCGACGACGAGCCGGCGCGGCCGTTGGACGAGCCTCTACCCGACTGGTAG
- a CDS encoding adenylate kinase — MRVILLGPPGAGKGTQARRVADVYDIPHIATGDIFRAHVRNGTELGQKAEEYMSSGDLVPDDVVVAMVRDRLDEDDAANGFVLDGFPRTVPQAQALEGLLADLRQPLDCVLRFSIDEDQVVQRITGRRVCDNCGRNYHVDFDPPPEDDACPCGGEVVHRKDDTEDVVRNRLDVYHRQTEPLEFFYWQRGLLRDVDAVGSVQDVLKRALGILAEYVAPPEAHQ; from the coding sequence TTGCGCGTCATCCTCCTCGGCCCGCCCGGGGCGGGGAAGGGCACTCAGGCCAGGCGTGTCGCCGACGTCTACGACATCCCCCACATCGCGACCGGTGACATCTTCCGTGCTCACGTGCGCAACGGCACGGAGCTGGGGCAGAAGGCCGAGGAGTACATGAGCTCCGGTGACCTCGTCCCCGACGACGTGGTGGTCGCCATGGTCCGCGACCGGCTCGACGAGGACGACGCCGCGAACGGGTTCGTGCTGGACGGTTTCCCGCGGACCGTCCCTCAGGCGCAGGCGCTCGAGGGGCTCCTAGCCGATCTGCGACAGCCGTTGGATTGCGTGCTGCGGTTCTCGATCGACGAGGATCAGGTGGTGCAGCGCATCACCGGCCGACGGGTGTGTGACAACTGTGGTCGCAACTACCACGTCGACTTCGATCCGCCGCCGGAGGACGACGCTTGTCCATGCGGCGGAGAGGTGGTCCACCGCAAGGACGATACGGAGGACGTCGTGCGCAACCGGCTCGACGTCTACCACCGTCAGACCGAGCCTTTGGAGTTCTTCTACTGGCAGCGCGGACTGCTCCGCGACGTCGACGCGGTCGGGTCGGTCCAGGACGTCCTCAAACGTGCGCTCGGGATCCTCGCCGAGTACGTCGCCCCGCCGGAAGCCCATCAATGA
- the secY gene encoding preprotein translocase subunit SecY has translation MLRAFINAFKAPDLRRKILFTVAIIGVFRLGSWIPVPGVDFDLVRAAAGDQSGLTALINMFSGGALGQMAVFALGIMPYITASIIMQLLAVVIPRLEQWQREGEQGRRKITQWTRYVTVALALLQSSGLTVLARQSGPNSLFGQNVLPDADAWTIALIVLTLTAGTSFIMWLGELITQRGVGNGMSLLIYISIIAAMPAQGGNVLATRGGFVFTMVMVLGIFLTIAIVFMEQGQRRIPVQYARRQVGRRVYGGQSTYIPLKVNQAGVIPIIFASSMMYLPTLAASITAWQPMVEFNDRYLANPSSFVYIAVFAALNMFFTYFYTAIAFNPVEVADNIKRYGGFIPGIRPGRATAEYLDRVLSRITLPGSLYLTTVAVIPFVALALANVTSFPLGGISLLIVVGVALETMKQIESQLLQRNYEGFLA, from the coding sequence ATGCTCAGGGCCTTCATCAACGCCTTCAAGGCGCCGGACCTGCGGCGCAAGATCCTGTTCACCGTGGCGATCATCGGGGTCTTCCGGCTGGGGTCCTGGATTCCGGTGCCGGGTGTGGATTTCGACCTGGTCCGCGCCGCCGCCGGTGACCAGTCGGGCCTGACCGCCCTGATCAACATGTTCTCCGGTGGGGCACTCGGCCAGATGGCGGTGTTCGCGCTGGGGATCATGCCCTACATCACCGCGAGCATCATCATGCAGCTGCTGGCCGTGGTGATCCCACGGCTCGAGCAGTGGCAGCGCGAGGGCGAGCAGGGACGCCGCAAGATCACGCAGTGGACCCGGTACGTCACGGTGGCGCTGGCACTGCTGCAGTCGAGCGGGCTGACCGTCCTGGCCCGCCAGTCGGGTCCCAACTCCCTGTTCGGTCAGAACGTCCTGCCGGACGCCGACGCCTGGACGATCGCGCTGATCGTCCTGACGCTGACCGCCGGCACGTCGTTCATCATGTGGCTCGGCGAGCTGATCACCCAGCGTGGGGTCGGCAACGGCATGTCGCTGTTGATCTACATCTCGATCATCGCGGCGATGCCCGCGCAGGGCGGTAACGTCCTGGCGACCCGCGGCGGGTTCGTGTTCACCATGGTGATGGTCCTGGGCATCTTCCTCACGATCGCGATCGTGTTCATGGAGCAGGGCCAGCGACGCATCCCGGTTCAGTACGCGCGGCGGCAGGTCGGTCGGCGGGTCTACGGTGGCCAGAGCACCTACATCCCGCTGAAGGTGAACCAGGCAGGCGTCATCCCGATCATCTTCGCGTCGTCGATGATGTACCTCCCGACGCTGGCCGCCTCGATCACGGCGTGGCAGCCCATGGTCGAGTTCAACGACCGCTACCTCGCCAACCCGAGCAGCTTCGTGTACATCGCGGTGTTCGCCGCGCTGAACATGTTCTTCACCTACTTCTACACGGCGATCGCGTTCAACCCGGTTGAGGTCGCCGACAACATCAAGCGCTACGGCGGCTTCATCCCCGGCATCCGGCCGGGTCGCGCCACCGCCGAGTACCTGGACCGGGTGCTGAGCCGGATCACGCTCCCCGGTTCGCTGTACCTCACCACCGTCGCGGTGATCCCCTTCGTGGCGTTGGCGCTGGCCAACGTGACATCGTTCCCGCTGGGAGGGATCTCGCTGCTGATCGTGGTCGGGGTCGCGCTCGAGACCATGAAGCAGATCGAAAGCCAGCTGCTGCAGCGCAACTACGAGGGCTTCCTGGCATGA